The sequence GGTCAGTTATTTGTTGCTAAGGTGAAAACTGACAGGACTGTCTGCTGAGCAAACTCACTCATTTGTCATCCCGAGCGCAGTCGAGGGATCTGATGGAGATATTGTTCGTAGACAATATCTGCTCAAGCATATTCAGAATCCCTCAGTTTTTAGCAAACAGCACATATACTAGCCACCAACCAAACAAAAATGGTACAATGGTAAGAAACAAAAATATAAGTATGATTCATTGGGAAGTGGTAGGCTTCATAGCCAGTATCTTAGGCTCAATCCAGCTTATCCCTGAAGTGTTAGCTGCTTACAAAAGTAAACAGCTAACAGATATTGCTTGGGGAATGTTGTTTTTGACTACAACTAGTGCAGCTTTGTGGCTAGTATATGCTTTACAGTTTCAATTGTGGCCTGTCTTAATCTCGGCGGTAGTAAATTTTATTATGGGTCTAAGCTTGGTTTCACTTAAGGTAAGATATAGAGGGTCTGCAAGAATAAATGTGATAGCGTCAGATAATTAGCATATCGCATGTCTATCTTAGTTGAATTAGGCATTATCATTGGAGCAGCTGCAATTGGTGGCATAGTAGGTTACCTTTTTAAACAACCTTTAGTTTTAGCGTATTTATTAGCTGGTATCGCAATTGGGCCTTTTGGTCTTGGTTTGATCACCGATACAGAGTTTATTCATGTGGTCGGCGAAATTGGCATTATGTTAATGCTTTTTTTAGTGGGAATTGAAATTAATATTGATAAAATTCGCAGCTTGGGGAAAAAGGCTCTCAAGGTAGGCTTTGCGCAAATTTTCTTTACTGGTATAGCTGGTTGGGGCATTGCCCTGGGATTTGGCTTCTCAATGCTTGCCAGTGCCTACATTGCCGTCGCCTTAACACTTAGTAGTACTGCTATTTGTGTAAAGCTGCTTTCTGATCAAAAGACACTCAGCTCGCTCTACGGCAGAATGGCTATCGGTATTTTGCTGGTACAAGACTTTGTGGCTGTATTGGTACTAGTTTTTCTCAACAGTTTAGGAACTCACACCAACGATAGTTTTATTTTAGATTTCAGCTTATTGTTGGCCAAAGGACTAGGATTGGCAGCAATTATTTTCATTATTTTAAAAAAACCTTTACTTTTTTTCTATCATCGCATTGCTCATTCTCAAGAGTTATTGATATTAGTCAGTTTGAGTTGGTGTTTCGGCATTGCTTTAGCAGCTCAAGCAATGGGATTCTCTCGAGAAATGGGCGCATTTTTAGCAGGATTGAGCCTAGCTAATTTGCCTTATGCCCTAGAAATTAGTGCCAAAAGTAGAATTATTCGTGACTTTTTTATTACCATATTTTTTGTCACCCTGGGTGCTGGTATGATTTTCACCAAGCTAAGCATCATAGTGTTACCGCTCTTGGCACTATCAGCTTTTGTTATTATTGGTAATCCTTTGATTGTCCTTGTGATTATGCGACTTTTAGGTTTCGACAGTCGTAGCAGTTTCTTTACGGGTATTACCATTGCTCAGATCAGTGAATTTTCTTTTATTCTCATCACCCTGGGAGCAAAGCTGGGCCATGTGGATCAGACTATTGTCAGCATTATTAGTATGGTAGCCATTATCACCATATCAATTTCATCCTACATGATGAAGTATCAGCAAAGGCTTTATGTATTTTGTAAAGTATTGATAGAAAAGTTACCCCGAATGCATAAAGGAAAAGATATTGCTGAGCTTACCCCATCTAATCTCTTCGATCATATTATTCTTTTAGGCTGTGGTAGTGGCGGCCATCAATTGTTAGATACTTTAGCCAAAGGTAATAAGCAATTTATTGTGGTAGATCATGATCCCGAAGTGATCGATGAGCTTAGTCAAAAGGGCATTAATTGCATTTTTGGTGATGTTCAAGATGAAGAGTTATTTACCACCCTCAATGCTACTAAAGCTGATCTCATTATCTCTCTGTTACCACATATGGAAGACAATTTAGCCTTGCTGCACTATCTAAAGGAATCCCCTGAACCCAAGAAACCCATTTATATTGCGGCAGTTAATACTGGACGTGAAGGCTTTAGCCTATTTAGCAAAGGCGCAGACTATGTAGTAGTCAAGTCTTCGCTGGAGGCTAATCATATCAAAGAGATTCATCGCGATTTATACAATTTAGAAAAAAACTATATTGAACAACAGGAACAAAGTGAGCGAATAGCAATGAGACGAATGGAGCATGCTATGCTGCATGATAAAGAATATGCCGAAATAGTTCATGAACTAAGCAAATTGCGCTTACAGGAAATACAGCAGAAACGAGCAACCAAAGAACCACAATGAACACACCTCGAAACACACCAGAGCGACCAGCACAATGGACCTTCCTGGATCATGTAGCGAATGAAATGCCAAATGACGAACAATGGGAATTGGTGCTTCAAGCATTAGAAGCTGCCCAATGGCTTGACCCTGAGATCAAAGGAGCTTATGCCAGCAGTCGCTACGCGAATGTTGCCGTAATTCCTGCTGAAGTAGTCCAGAGAGTAAAAGATTTAAGCGAAACTGGCCCATTAACCTTTCGTCTAGCACTGGAGCCAAGACAAACCAGACGGGCCATCAGTAAAATAATTAGCGTAATGAAGGCATTAGAAAATAGATTAATAATAGTTAACTCGACAATAGACAAACTAGTAAACGGAATTGATCAGCTAAAGCGGGTACAAGCAGAGCATGAAAGTGTCATTGCCAAAGGCCCCTTAACTCTGGCAGATTTGAAACGACTGTATAACTTAACTACAAAAACATTAATTAATGAGGGTACGCATTTGACTGAGGCGAATCACTCCCCCCTTGAAGTCCAACGGCAAAGACTAGATGATGAACCAATACCATTGGGTGGATTGACTGCATATTTACCATGGAAGGCTAAACATGATGATATTGCATTTATGGAACAAGCAGAGAGCAGTCCTTTCGTTCAACAACAATTACAAACCTATCGAAGCCTACTCTCTATTCAATCACAGATTGACGAGTTGGCAAGACGCCTTGCTTTTGCACGAAAAACCGAACACACTATCCGAAGTGACTTGGCGAAGTACTAATAGTTCCCTATGGCTAGAGCAAGCATTTCAATGCCACCGAATACCCGTGAGGCATTAGTAGATCCAGAAGCATTATTAGCACTAACAGGTAACAGTATTCTTACTGACACAGAAATACGCGGTATTCTAGCTATCACCACCAACGGGTCAGTGCCTAATGAAAAATCAGTGCAAGCACATATCCGAAGTTTACTGTTGGTTCCAGCTATCAAAGCCCAAGTAAATGGTTACCAACTAGCAGTAAGAGCGCGGCTCACGGCTTCTATTTCGCTAGCGCGGGAAATTGCTATTTTACAAAGACAGCTCCATGCCCTAGAGACTGAAGCTGCTACTTTTTTGGGAATGCCTGACAATGGATTAGCTATTATCAGACAATTAACCGAGGACATCACACCTGAGCTAGATAGAACTATTACCCACTTAGAAATACTAGTTGCCAATGGTCAAGAACACGCGAATGCACAATTAATCAGGCTGCGACAAAGTAGAAGTTGGTATCAGCAGAATCCTACTGAGGTAGCTTATTGGATAGGAAGACAAGAAGATATTGCTACCATGCAACAGAGATTAGTCAGATTATTGGATACTGAAAGACAGCTAGTGGCTTTGCAGTAATTAGAAACTGTACAAATAACATTGGATGCCACCATTATAAAGTTTTCTCCGCTTTGCTTGTTTTTTAAAGTCGCGCTCAATATCAGGATATGCAGTGAAGATATGCCAACGCGCTTGCATGCAATCACGATACACTTTTTCTAATTTGTGATAAATCTCTCGCACTTCATATTCATCTCCTAAGCGATGGCCATAGGGAGGATTAGTTAAGATCAATTCGGAATTCTGAATTCGGAATTCCGAATTGAGGATGTCAGCCACCTCGAAGGTGATTTCCGGGACATTGGCTAGTGATGCAGAGTGTTTAGCGGCTGCAATGGCTTCGGGATCGTAGTCGGAGCCTCTGATGTGAATAGATTTGTCGGACTTTTTATTTTGAGCTTCTGCTCTTGCTTGTACTAACAATGTTTTATTGGGCCAGGACCATTGTTCGAAAGCAAATGTACGGAGTAAACCAGGAGCAATATTCTTGGCTAACATTGCCGCTTCAATAAGAATAGTACCGGAACCACAGAATGGATCATATAAAGCTTGATGTTGGTCCCAATCACTTAAATATACTAATCCTGCTGCTAGAGTCTCTTTCAAGGGCGCTGCTACTTGAGTATCTCGGTAGCCACGCTTATGTAAAGCGGCGCCAGAAGTATTTAGTAACACTTTAGCCTGATCATCGAGCAGCCAGACATGGATGCCAACTTCAGCACCTGATTCCATGAATTGCTCAATCTGATAATGCTCTTGTAACTTTT comes from Candidatus Abawacabacteria bacterium and encodes:
- a CDS encoding cation:proton antiporter produces the protein MSILVELGIIIGAAAIGGIVGYLFKQPLVLAYLLAGIAIGPFGLGLITDTEFIHVVGEIGIMLMLFLVGIEINIDKIRSLGKKALKVGFAQIFFTGIAGWGIALGFGFSMLASAYIAVALTLSSTAICVKLLSDQKTLSSLYGRMAIGILLVQDFVAVLVLVFLNSLGTHTNDSFILDFSLLLAKGLGLAAIIFIILKKPLLFFYHRIAHSQELLILVSLSWCFGIALAAQAMGFSREMGAFLAGLSLANLPYALEISAKSRIIRDFFITIFFVTLGAGMIFTKLSIIVLPLLALSAFVIIGNPLIVLVIMRLLGFDSRSSFFTGITIAQISEFSFILITLGAKLGHVDQTIVSIISMVAIITISISSYMMKYQQRLYVFCKVLIEKLPRMHKGKDIAELTPSNLFDHIILLGCGSGGHQLLDTLAKGNKQFIVVDHDPEVIDELSQKGINCIFGDVQDEELFTTLNATKADLIISLLPHMEDNLALLHYLKESPEPKKPIYIAAVNTGREGFSLFSKGADYVVVKSSLEANHIKEIHRDLYNLEKNYIEQQEQSERIAMRRMEHAMLHDKEYAEIVHELSKLRLQEIQQKRATKEPQ
- a CDS encoding class I SAM-dependent RNA methyltransferase — encoded protein: MRFLATCTFGLESVLKKEIKNLGLWYEEVGDGYVAFSGEEQAMSIANLWLRTADRVFLELATFPAHTFEELFQGVFALPWSQYIALENSFPVLAKSRKSQLSSTPSCQSITKKAIVKKLQEHYQIEQFMESGAEVGIHVWLLDDQAKVLLNTSGAALHKRGYRDTQVAAPLKETLAAGLVYLSDWDQHQALYDPFCGSGTILIEAAMLAKNIAPGLLRTFAFEQWSWPNKTLLVQARAEAQNKKSDKSIHIRGSDYDPEAIAAAKHSASLANVPEITFEVADILNSEFRIQNSELILTNPPYGHRLGDEYEVREIYHKLEKVYRDCMQARWHIFTAYPDIERDFKKQAKRRKLYNGGIQCYLYSF